The uncultured Eubacteriales bacterium region GGCGGCACCACAGGTCTGGCCGTTCTGAAGGACGGCCAGGTGGTGCGCACCGAGGACGAACCCACCGGCGGCACCCACCTCTCTTTGGTGCTGTCGGGAAACTACCGCATCCCCTTCGAGGAGGCAGAGGCCATCAAGCAGGATTATGCGCGGCACCGGGAGATCCTCCCCATCGTCCGCCCCGTGATCGAGAAGATGGCGGGCATCGTTCGCCGCTATATAGACCCTTCCGAGGTGGACACCATCTACCTCTGCGGCGGCACCTGCTGTCTCACGGGCATCGAGGGCATTTTTGAAAAAGAGACGGGCATCCGCACCATCAAGCCTGCCAATCCCTTTCTGGTGACGCCTACCGGCATCGCCATGAACTGCAAAATCTAGTAAATTGAAAGGAGGGGAAGGCATGGACCAAAGCAAGCTCATCGACGAGATCGTATCCCGCGTGGCGGCAAAGCTGGCCGAGTCCGGAGAAGTTGCCGCCACCTGCGGCGCCTGCGCCGACGCTGCCAAGCCCGGTCTGCTCATCCTCACCCAGCAGCATGGCGAAGTCTGCCATGCCGGACTGGAGAGCGAAGCACTGCATAAGTGCTTCCGCACCGACTGCGCCCTCCTCCACGACTATCAGGTGAACATAGCGGACTATGACGTCGTTGTCCTCTACCAGCTCACCAACGAAACGCTTGGCAAACTGGCCTGCGGCGTGTGCGACACTCCGTATACCAAGCTCGCCACCCAGGCGATTTTGATGGGCAAGCGCATCTACGTGCCCACCGAAGAGGTGGAGCTCTTCCGCTACGCCTCCACCGCTCCCGCCGCCTATTATGCCATGATGAAGGAGAAACTGGACCTGCTGACCCGCTCGGGCATGACCATCAGCGCCCAGGGCAATCTGGAGCGTGCCATCCTGTCCGGCTGCACCTGCCCCGGGCCCGTGCCCAGTGCCCCCGCAGGTCCCTGTTCCCTGATCTCCGACCGGCCCTGCCCGGAGCGCCAGCAGGAGCTAAGCCTCACCAAGCGCGTCCTCACCGAGCGGGACGTGTCCGCAGCCATCGAGGGACGTTTCTCCCGCATCCGTCTCCCCGCCAAGTGCATCGTCACGTCGCTGGCCCAGGATTACGCGAAGGACCACGGCATCAGCCTGGTGCGGGAGTGACCGCAAGGCTCCGGCCGCGCACTAATACCAAGACCGGAAAGGAATGGTCACTGCTATGAAAGTAGCGAAAGTCATCGGCACCATCTGGGCCACCCGCAAGGAGGAAAAGCTGGCGGGGATCAAGCTGCTGCTGGTGCAGCCGCTGAACGTACTGGACGGCAAGCCGGATAAGACCCCCATGGTCGCCGCCGACATCATCGGTGCGGGCGTGGGAGAGACAGTGCTCATCGTTGGCGGCAGCTCAGCCCGGAGCGCGGCCGGAGACATGGGCATCCCTGTGGACGCGTCGGTCGTCGGCATCGTGGACGACCAGGAGATCGACTTCAGCGTCCTGTCGTGAAAAAATGCGCAAGTCCCGCGAAAGGAATGGTCAAGACATGAATCTGACCGAAGCGGTGAAAGCCGCAGGGGTAGTCGGCGCCGGGGGCGCCGGCTTCCCCACCCATGTAAAGCTCGCGGCCCAGGCGGAGTACCTCATCGTCAACGCCGCCGAGTGCGAGCCCCTGATCGAGACGGATAAGTACCTATGCCGTACCTTTCCGGACCAGATCATCGCCGCCGCCTCGGCGGTGGCCGCCCAGTTGGGCGCAACGCACACCGTCATTGCCCTGAAGGCGAAATACCTCGCTGAGATTGCCGCCCTGGAGGACGCTATCCGCCGGATGAACGCCGACGTCGAGATCTTCCGGATGAAGACCTTCTACCCGGCCGGTGATGAACAGACCATGGTGCAGCAGGTGACGGGGCGGGTAGTCCCGGAGCGGGGCCTCCCGCTGGACGTTGGGTGCGTCGTGGATAACGTGGGCACCCTCCTAGGCGTCCTGGATGCCATGGACGGCACGGCCGTGACCGAGAAGTACCTCTCCGTAGTGGGCGAGGTAAAGGAACCAATCATGCTCCGCGTCCCCATCGGCACCTCCATCACAGAGTGCATCGCGGCTGCGGAGCCCACCATCGGAGACTATGCCGTCATCATCGGCGGGCCTATGATGGGCAAAGTCCTCGCTGACCGCGCGGCTATCGACGCAGCAGTGGTCACCAAGACCACAGGCAACCTGCTGGTCCTGCCAAGGGATCACTACCTCTTCCACCGCGCGGAGCTCTCCATGAGCGCCATCCGTGCCCAGACCAAGAGCGCCTGCATCCAGTGCCGCATGTGCACCGACCTGTGCCCCCGCTATCTGATCGGGCACCAGATCCGCCCCCATCTGGTTATGCGTAACCTATGGCGCGAACCTGGCATGGAGGATAATGAGGAGTTCCTGCGCTGCTTTGGGGACGCGGCTAACTGCTGTGACTGCGGCATCTGCGGGCTGTTCTCCTGCCCCATGGGTCTCTCCCCCCAAAAGGTGAACGGGTACATCAAGGGTGAGCTGCGCAAGCGCGGCCTTCAGGTTCCCCGCAACATGACCCCCCAGACCCGGGAGACGGTGGAGTCTTCTAAGACCCCCACCGACCGGCTGGTTGCCCGCCTGGGCCTGGCAAAGTACAATGGGCGCCACGCCCACGACTGCCGCACCCTGACGCCGGAGACCGTATTCATCCCCTTCCAGCAGCACATCGGCAAGAGCGCCGCACCAGTCAAGGCTGTGGGGGATGCGGTGAAGCAGGGGGAGCTGCTGGCGGCGGCCGCCCCCGACGCCCTCTCCGCTAACATCCACGCCAGCATGGACGGCGTGGTGACAGAAATCACCACGGCGGGAGCCCGGCTCCGCCGAAAGGAGGCATGAGCGGTATGGCAAGCGCAATCGGCATGGTCGAGCTGACCAGCATCGCCCGAGGCATCGAGACCAGCGACTTCATGGTGAAGGCGGCCAAGGTGGAGCTCATCCGCTCCTCTACCGTCTGCCCCGGCAAGTACATCGTCATCATCGCCGGCGAAACCGGCGACGTGAAGGCGTCCATGGAGGAGGGGACCAAGCAGGGCGGGGAATTCGTGGTGAACACTCTCCTGCTCCCCAACGTCCACCCCCAGCTCATCCCCGCCATCAGCATGACCACCCAGGTGCCGCCCGGCGGCGCGGTGGGCGTGCTGGAGTTCTACTCCATCGCCGCCGCCATCACCGCCGCCGACGTGGCCGCCAAGGCGGCCAACGTGACCCTCATCGAGGTTCGCATCGGCTATGCCATTGGCGGCAAGGGGTTCGTGACCCTGACGGGAGACGTGGGGGCTGTCCGCGCGGCGGTGGCCGCGGCGGCGCAGGACGCAGAGCTGCTGGTGGGGACCGCCGTCATCCCGCGCCCCGCACCCCAGGTATTCCAATCCCTGCTGTAGCATTCATCTTCATTCTAACCAGATTTGAAAGAGAGGGAACATTTAATGGATTTTAGTGAACTGATTGCCGCTGCCGACCCCGGTATTTTTGTCGAGAGTATCAAGGCCTGGGTCTCCGGGTTATCCATCAACTCCGTCATCATGTTCATCATGATGATCTTCATGATCGTGGGCGCGGTGGATAAAATCCGCGGCAATAAGCTCGGTTACGGCGAGGAATTCGAAGCCGGTTTCAACGCCATGGGCCCCCTGGCCATCGCCATGGCGGGCGTGGTGGCCGCCGCCCCCGTGCTGGCCATGGTCCTCGGGCCCATTATCAAGCCCCTATACACCCTCATCGGAGCCGACGCCTCCATGTTTGCCACCACTATCCTGGCCTGCGACATGGGTGGCTATCCTCTGGCGATGCAGCTGGCATCAGATACCTCCATCGGCAACTTTGCCGGCCTGATGCTGGGCACCATGATGGGCCCCACCATCGTGTTCACCATCCCTGTGGCCCTGTCCATCATTAAGAAAGAGGACCGTCCGTTCCTCGGCGCCGGTGTGCTGGCGGGTCTTATCACCATCCCCATCGGATGCATCGTGGGCGGCCTGGTCATGAACATGACGCCCTATAAGATGAGCATAGGCCGCATCCTCATCAATCTGGTCCCCGTCATCATTATCGCCGGACTCATCTGTGTGGGCCTGTGGTTCGCCCCCGGCAAGATGATCAACGGCTTTAACAAGTTCGGCACCGGCGTCACCGTGGTCATCACGGTCCTCACCGCCATCGCCGTCTTCCAGCAGATCACCGGCATTATGCTGCCCGTGTTCAGCATCATGTCCGAGAAGGATCCCACCACGGGTATGTCCGGCCTGGACAGCGGCCTGTTGGTCTGCGGGCAGATTGCCATCGTCCTCATCGGCGCTTTCCCCATGGTCAAGTGGATCACCAAGACCTTCGGCAGCGCCTTGAAGAAGATCGGCGGCGCCCTGGGCATGGATGAGAACGGCTCCGCCGGTATGGTCGCTAACCTCGCCAACAACATTGCCATGTTCAACATCATGGGCGACATGAACCCCAAGGGCAAGCTTCTCAACGTGGCCTTTGCCGTGTCCGCCGCCTTTGTCTTTGGTGACCACCTAGGCTTTACCGCCGGCAACGAGCCTGAGATGATCTTCCCCGTCATCGTCGGCAAGCTGGTAGCGGGCGTCA contains the following coding sequences:
- a CDS encoding Respiratory-chain NADH dehydrogenase subunit, whose amino-acid sequence is MNLTEAVKAAGVVGAGGAGFPTHVKLAAQAEYLIVNAAECEPLIETDKYLCRTFPDQIIAAASAVAAQLGATHTVIALKAKYLAEIAALEDAIRRMNADVEIFRMKTFYPAGDEQTMVQQVTGRVVPERGLPLDVGCVVDNVGTLLGVLDAMDGTAVTEKYLSVVGEVKEPIMLRVPIGTSITECIAAAEPTIGDYAVIIGGPMMGKVLADRAAIDAAVVTKTTGNLLVLPRDHYLFHRAELSMSAIRAQTKSACIQCRMCTDLCPRYLIGHQIRPHLVMRNLWREPGMEDNEEFLRCFGDAANCCDCGICGLFSCPMGLSPQKVNGYIKGELRKRGLQVPRNMTPQTRETVESSKTPTDRLVARLGLAKYNGRHAHDCRTLTPETVFIPFQQHIGKSAAPVKAVGDAVKQGELLAAAAPDALSANIHASMDGVVTEITTAGARLRRKEA
- the cchB gene encoding putative carboxysome-like ethanolaminosome structural protein, ethanolamine utilization protein (Evidence 3 : Function proposed based on presence of conserved amino acid motif, structural feature or limited homology; PubMedId : 10464203, 16291677; Product type ps : putative structure) is translated as MKVAKVIGTIWATRKEEKLAGIKLLLVQPLNVLDGKPDKTPMVAADIIGAGVGETVLIVGGSSARSAAGDMGIPVDASVVGIVDDQEIDFSVLS
- the eutH gene encoding putative ethanolamine transporter (Evidence 3 : Function proposed based on presence of conserved amino acid motif, structural feature or limited homology; PubMedId : 10464203, 7868611; Product type pt : putative transporter), yielding MDFSELIAAADPGIFVESIKAWVSGLSINSVIMFIMMIFMIVGAVDKIRGNKLGYGEEFEAGFNAMGPLAIAMAGVVAAAPVLAMVLGPIIKPLYTLIGADASMFATTILACDMGGYPLAMQLASDTSIGNFAGLMLGTMMGPTIVFTIPVALSIIKKEDRPFLGAGVLAGLITIPIGCIVGGLVMNMTPYKMSIGRILINLVPVIIIAGLICVGLWFAPGKMINGFNKFGTGVTVVITVLTAIAVFQQITGIMLPVFSIMSEKDPTTGMSGLDSGLLVCGQIAIVLIGAFPMVKWITKTFGSALKKIGGALGMDENGSAGMVANLANNIAMFNIMGDMNPKGKLLNVAFAVSAAFVFGDHLGFTAGNEPEMIFPVIVGKLVAGVTAVILANILAPKLLSKIENTKM
- a CDS encoding conserved hypothetical protein (Evidence 4 : Homologs of previously reported genes of unknown function) translates to MDQSKLIDEIVSRVAAKLAESGEVAATCGACADAAKPGLLILTQQHGEVCHAGLESEALHKCFRTDCALLHDYQVNIADYDVVVLYQLTNETLGKLACGVCDTPYTKLATQAILMGKRIYVPTEEVELFRYASTAPAAYYAMMKEKLDLLTRSGMTISAQGNLERAILSGCTCPGPVPSAPAGPCSLISDRPCPERQQELSLTKRVLTERDVSAAIEGRFSRIRLPAKCIVTSLAQDYAKDHGISLVRE
- a CDS encoding BMC domain protein; amino-acid sequence: MSGMASAIGMVELTSIARGIETSDFMVKAAKVELIRSSTVCPGKYIVIIAGETGDVKASMEEGTKQGGEFVVNTLLLPNVHPQLIPAISMTTQVPPGGAVGVLEFYSIAAAITAADVAAKAANVTLIEVRIGYAIGGKGFVTLTGDVGAVRAAVAAAAQDAELLVGTAVIPRPAPQVFQSLL